The stretch of DNA GGCGACGTGCAGTTGGTTGGGCAACTGGCCTCCCCTGCCCCCGCACCCGGTTAAGATTCATCTACACCCCAATTCAGCCTCTCTCGGATTCATCAGACAGATTCACAGGAGTTCTTATGACGCACGTTGCACCCGGTTATCCCACCTTGGCCCAGACCCTCGCCCCCCACCACAGCCTGATTCGCAATGTCTTGTTGGTCGTGGGTGGCGCGGCGGTGGTGGCCCTCGCCGCCCAGGTCGAAATTCCCATGCAGCCCGTCCCCCTGACTCTGCAAACCCTCGCGGTGTTGCTGGTGGGCGCGGTGCTGGGCAGCAAGCGCGGCGCGGCGGCACTGGCCCTCTACATGGCCGCCGGAGCCGCTGGCCTGCCCATCCTGAGCGGTGGCGGGGCAGGACTGGCTAAGGTCATGGGGCCGACGGGCGGCTACCTGCTGGGCTTCATCCTGGCTGCCGGGTTGGTGGGATGGCTGGCCGAGCGCTACGCCCTGGATCGCAAATTTGCAGGCACGGCGTTGGCGATGCTGGTGGGCAACGTTGTGATTTACATTCCCGGCCTGCTGTGGCTGGGCAACGTGCTGAACGTATCGGCGACCAAGGCCCTTGAATACGGTCTGACGCCCTTCCTGATCGGAGACGGCATCAAGCTGCTGCTGGCCGCGTTGCTGCTGCCTGCGGCTTGGGCCTTTGCGGGGCGCAAAGAGGGCTAAAACTAAGCGTTGGGCCATCAGTTTCAGCCCATGCAACCACCACCAAAAAGCCCCCGCTTGTGCATTGCAGGCGGGGGCGTCTCGCGCTAGGTTGTCGATGCCTTCCGTTGTGGGGAGTGCCCCAGCGCGAGCATGGGTACAGCTTAGGTGGCGGCCCCCCGCCCGCGCATCCGTCAAAAGGCGGAGAGGGTACGTGATACAGCGGCGAAAAGCGCCCCCACCCAGGGTGGGCAGAGGCGCGGGCTAAAAGTTCGAAATTACTCGGCTACGGCAGCGACAGTCGCCACCGTCGGCGCACTGACGCCACCGT from Deinococcus sp. QL22 encodes:
- a CDS encoding biotin transporter BioY, translating into MTHVAPGYPTLAQTLAPHHSLIRNVLLVVGGAAVVALAAQVEIPMQPVPLTLQTLAVLLVGAVLGSKRGAAALALYMAAGAAGLPILSGGGAGLAKVMGPTGGYLLGFILAAGLVGWLAERYALDRKFAGTALAMLVGNVVIYIPGLLWLGNVLNVSATKALEYGLTPFLIGDGIKLLLAALLLPAAWAFAGRKEG